TCTCGAAAACTTCCTGAAACAGGTATTCGGTGGCCAGGCGCTCTCCCGGCAATTTAATCGAAAGTTGATCAAGGTCTTCTGGCCCGTGCAAGGAGAGCATGCTCAACCGTAGCCCCGTCACCCAGCCCTCGGTCTTCTCCTGCAACAATGCAGCCGTTGCCTGATCGACGGGCGCGCCCATCGTTGTTTGCACGAAAGCGGACGTTTCGGCCTTCGTGAAACGCAGATCCTGTACCCGGACTTCAACCATCTGGCCGCGAGCACGCAGCCGCCTCAGATTAAGAGGTGGGTTCAAGCGCGAGATCAGCACCAGGTGCAGTGTCCGGGGCGGATGGCGCAGCAACTCATCCATCAAATCCTGCACTGCCAGGTCATGAATCAGGTGGTAATCGTCCAGCGCCAAAATGAAGGGCTGCTCGATGTGGTCCAACTCGTTGATAAGTGTGCCGGTCAGGACTGGTAGCGGAGGCAATTCGGGCGATTGCAGAAGGGCTGAAGTTTCCCGCCCAGCATCAGGGAAAACACTTTGCACAGCGGCGATGAAGTAATTCAGGTAGACAACCAGATCGCTGTCATTCTCGTCCAGTGATAACCAGGCGCCGGGCCGCTCACATGTCTCCAGCCACTCGGCCACCAGGGTGCTCTTACCGTAGCCCGCCGGCGCTGCCACCACCGTCAGTTTTCGCTCCAACCCTTTATTCATCTTCCCCACCAGCCGCGGTCGCTCGACCAGGTCACTGACGACCCGAGGGCGATTGAGTTTCGTGTAGATGAGGGTGGTTGGTTCCATCGAAATCCTGCTAAACGAGGCTCGATGGCATTATAGCATAGATCGCGCCAACACCGAAGGCATGTTTTACAGCAATTCCAAATATGAGTGGAGTCGAGGCTTTAGCCAGGTCACTGTGGGGAAGAAAAGCCTGGCAAACCGCCCAAAGGCTCGACTCCGGCGTTGAGTTTTGTCATATTTGGAATCGCTGTGTGTTTTGTGTGCCGTTTTGCCTCTCCCATCCTCCCCCGTTTCGGCTGACGCCTTGCAGGGGAAGGAACCGCACTCCCTACAAGCTGTCGTATCCGTCGAAATCCTGCCCCGCCTCGATGTTGGGATATTGGGCAAAGCTCTTTTCCAGGGTGATGACGCGTTGAATGACGGGGCCGTACATCCACATCATATCCATGCGCTTGCTGGTCAGATTGATCTGTTCGGCGGGGTCGTCAATCAGGTCAAAAGCCAACGGGAATTGGGGCTTGATGATGGGGCCGTCGAAGGTTTCCGCGTAGCGGAACACGATCTTGATATTTTTCCATTTGCCCGACATCACTTCGCCATCGGAGCCGTAAAAAATGAGGCTGTCACGGCCGCCTTTTTCTGAATCGCCAAGCAGTAGCGCGGATGAGTCCAAACCGTCAATGGGGCGGTCAGTGGGGACGCGATCCGCTTCGCTAATCATGGCTGCCAGTGTGGGCATCCAATCGTATGTCGCCAACATTTCGTTGGTGACGACGCCGGCGGGGACTTGCCCCGGCCAACGCACAATGGCCGGCACACGCATACCGCCTTCAAAACCAGAGGCAAACACGCCGCGCCACGGCCCGTTGGAGCCGGCAATGCCGGCGGCCTCGCCAGACGCATTGTCGCTGCTCCAAATGACGATACTGTTGTCGGCAATTCCCGCGTCATCAAGTGCGTCTAGAATTTGCCCGGCGCGATAATCGACTTCGGCCAAGATGTCTGAGTAGAGCCCGCCACCCGATTTGCCTTTGAAGTCGGGGTGATGGCGGTAGGGTGGATGGACGTGGGTAAAGCCGATATAGGCGTAGAAGGGTTGATCGTTGTCGGCGTGGCGTTGGATGAAATCAATCGTGCGCTGCGTGATCTTTTCTTCGATGAGGGCGCGGGATTCCAGATTATACTCTTCCACCGGCTGTGATGGCGACCCTTTGACCCCTTCCCAGATTTGCGGGATGGGGTAGCCGGTTTCATGGAACATGGGGTAGGAAGTGTAACCGGCCTCGTCGGTAGTATTCTTGATGCCGTACCATTCATCGAAGCCCTGGTTTGTGGGTAAACGCCCTTCTACATCGCCCAGATGCCATTTGCCAAAGAGCGCGGTGGCGTAACCGGCATCCGATAGCAGCTCCGCCATCGTGTATTCCCACGGCGACAGTCCATAATCCCCCTGGCCCGGCAGCGGAACGAACGTCGTGCCGCTGCGCTTGGGCAGCCGGCCGGTCATGATCGCCGAGCGCGTGGGCGTGCACTGCGCTTCGACATTGTAATTTTGGAAACGGATACCTTCGTCCGCCAGTTGGTCCAGCCGGGGCGTGGGCGCCATGCCCCCGTAGCAACCTAAATCGCCCCAGCCGATATTATCAACCAGCAAAAAGATGACGTTCGGTTTTTTCTGTGTTGTCATAATTTGATTTCCTTTGTGACTATACAGGTCACCCCACTTTATCCGCAGATGTCACTTCGTTTACGACAGATTATTCAGATCAAAACCAAAAAATCTGTGGATGGTTTAGGATTCAGAGGGCGCAGTCTCTCCGAGCCTCTCGTAGATCTTCACCATGATTGCTTTCGTTGCCATCATGGCGATAATGAGAGCCAGGACATCGATGAAGTGACCTAGTTCAACGTGATCTCCGAAGACGATGTTGACGACTTCGAGGATGATGAGCTTGGACGTGAATAGAATCAGGAATTTCGTGGCGATTCCAATGAATTTGAAGAATTGCCCCCCTTTTTTATCGAAGAAATCGCCGACACGGTGTTCCAGGCGAATAACGATGTCGAGGAGCGCTTTGAGGAGCACCGCAGTCAGGATCGAGATCCAGAACGAATCGATGACGATGGCGTCAACGAACTCCACGAAGAGGTTCAGAACGACGATGTAGACAAGCACGTCGGACGTCCATGACATATAGCGATGTTGCTTCTCTGTGATCGTTATCTGCATTGTATTATCTGTATTCATGATGTCTTCCAATATGAATCCGTGAATTCTGCGCCCTGACTTCGGTCTGAGGCGAAGCTTTGCTTATGTGGACATCATTATCGTACCGCAACAGGGTCAGCCACACAAGCCTCAAACAGCACGGTAAGGAACCGCCAACAAATAACTTTTGCAAAAATGAGGGGTTCCCCTCAAGCAAGCGCGGTATTCCCGCTCAAAATGCACAAGTTGATCACTGCGCTTGCCTAAATTCGCCATTGTCAATCCTGCCGGGTGTCAAAGCGACCCACACCCAGCAGGATATCAAGCGGCACTATGGGATTCTGCTCTTTCAAGAAGTGTCCCGAAGTCCAGTATCAGTCGCGTGTTTCGCCAGACCTGAGTTCTCCGAGAATATGCAAACGGCCGGCTAACTACTTCTAAACCGCATCAGCTTCGATCGCAGCCTCGTCCTCGGGTGTCAACTCCTGATCCTGGATGCCTAAATCGTCCATTGCGTTCTCAAATTCTGCTTCGGTCAGTTCCTCGGGCGGCTTGCCGCTGTGCTGCTCGATCTGTTGGGCCTGCTGTTGGGACACCTTGTATGACGTGTATGACCCGCCAATCATCATCACTGCCGCGCCACCAACCAGGAGACGTCTTCGTCTGGTGCGACGTCTGACTCTGCGGACAGTTCTCCGTCGCGACGCTCGGCTTGGTGCCGGTCCGGGCTTGGGTCCGGGCTTGGGTCCAGGTTTCGGTCCAGGTCCTCTTCTTGGCATAATAAACCTCCATGTGTTCCTGTTTGTAGTGCCCTCCCGCCGACAATTGGCGGGATGACTCGTCGTTACTTACTCGATCAACTTTCCCACGCGCTAACCAGCACTAACAGCTACTATACTTCACTGATGCAAGCATCAAATTGGGCGGTCAATGCCTCCGGGTTGATACTGTCCGGCGCGCCGATGGCGACGATCCGCGTACGTGGCGTTGTCTCACCCCATGCTTCGCCCAGAGTCACATCGGCCCGGCGGCCAACCACTTGCAGCACGGCGCGCCGCTCCGGGCTTTCGGCGGTGTAGACCACACCCTTACATCGATAGATATTCCCGGGCAATGTTTTTTTGATCATCTCATTGAGCGCATCCAGCGATAAGGGCCGGTCGGTTTGATAACTCCAGGTGCTGAAGCTTTGGCCGTGGTCTGTGTGATCGTGATGATGGGCGTGATGGTCGTGATCTATTTCCACCAATTGCTGCGGGTCAAAACGGCCGACGGCCAGCAGAATCTCCAGAGGGACATCGCACTGAACAGTCTCTATAATGCGCACGCGCTTCATCCGGCTGTTGATCCAGTCCTTCACCCTCTGCAGTTGCTCCTCATCCACCAGATCAATTTTGTTCAGCACCACCATATCAGAGAAGCCAATCTGACGTAGTTTTAGGACTGCAACGTAAGGATACTCCGGATAGGCGAAAACCTGGTCGGCATCAACAATGGAGATAATACTATCCAGGCGGATGCGATCCCGGAATGTGGGAATGGCAAAGGTCAGGGCAATGCCGGAGGGGTCGGCCACGCCGCTGGCTTCCAGCAGGATATATTCAGGGTTTTCAGGACGATTGATGACCATTTCTATGGTTTCGATCAAGTCATCACGGATATTGCAACAAACGCAGCCGTTGGCCAGACTGATGGCGTTATCTTCTACCCCCACGATCAATTCGGTGTCAATGTTGATCGAGCCGAAATCGTTGACCAGTACGGCCACGCGCAGACCGTGGCTGCCATTCAGAATTCGATTGAGCAAGGTTGTTTTGCCTGAACCCAAAAAACCGGTCAGGATCGTGACTGGAGTAGCCTGTTTGTCAGTATCAAATACTTCCATATCTTCTCTCTTTTGTGACTGTACAGGTGTTTCCCTAAGCCCACCGATTGAAATCGGGGTTAAAGGCGACGACCGTGCCGGTCGTTAGGCCGCCTGTCCCCCTGCGGGGACATCTCGTTTGTGAAGAAATAAGTTTGGTCGGCGCAGGCCGACCGGCGGTCAAAGGTCCATAGTCCTGACTTTAGTCGGCGGATTAAATGTACGGGTTGACTTCTGCCCGAAACTGGCTTGGGTTATATCAAAGGGGGTGTTTTGCAGGCTTAGCCTTAGCCCGCAAAACACCCTCACATAATCCCTCCGTGTGTCTACTCGTCCTTCTTGGCAGGCCCTCTTGCAGCAGCCATCGCTTCAAGATCGATTACCATCGGGTCCGGAAGCTTAACGAGCGGATCGCGATAGACATCCTCCGGTATATATTTCTTCGGGTCGATCTCTATATCGCGGGTATACTGCTCCTGTTGTTCCGCGCGCGAGCTTCTGGGCTGCGGAACTTCAAACTCCTTGGGCAGCGGCCCGTCGCCAACAAGCAGGTCGAAGGGCGGCGGATTCTGTCCGGTTGATTCGGGGATAGCTGCTTTCCGAGACCAGATTGCATCCTTGGTCACGTTGACAACCACACCATCAGGGGCGCCCCACAGGAACAGACCTTTCCAGTGCGCCCGGATTCCGGCAATTGCCTCGGCGACCAGGTCCTCTTCATAAGGGAAGTGAGTGACCATACCCGCCCGGGGTTGGATCTCATTGATCATGTAACCTGTGGCGTAATGGGGGGTATGATGGGTGTCGATGGTGTAATTGTAAAGCCAGTCGGGGAGACCGTACTTCATTTCGATCAATTTCCCGGTGTCCAGCTCGAGTTCGGTCACAAACACATCTACGCCCTTGGAATACTTGACGGTCAATTCGTCAGGGCGACCGTCGCCTGTCCACACAAAGCTCAGGCCGTTCCAATCCAGCCGGTAGCCGGTAGCCCCATCCTTGGCGTGTGATCGTCGCCAGTGCCGCACGGTAACGCCATCCTCGTCGTAGCAAATGCCATTCTCGTCCTTCCAATCGAATTCGTTGACCTCGACTTCATAACCATCGCCGATGGGGAACACGTCGAAGGCCTCCAGATGCCATTTGAGCATCTGTTTCATGCCGTCAACCATCGCCTGGGTGCCAAGCTCAGGGGTGCGGCCTGAGGGGCCATGCACGCGCAGCGGCAACCAACCGGCAGACCAGGCGCGGAAAGGCAGCAGGTAAGAGAGGTCATGGTAATGATCGACATGGAGATGGGTGATGAAAATATCGTTGATGGTGGCGACATGATGCTGCAAACCAATGATATTGCGCATACAGCCGGGACCAAAATCGAAGAAGAACTTCTTGCCATTTCCCAACTCCACCATGATCGAGGTGCCGGCCTGATTAAGGCGCGGCGGGAAGGGCGTGCTGCCCACGAACGTGATCCGCATCTCGTCCGCGCCGAGTTCTTCGGACATGGGGAAGAAGTTGTTGCGGCTTTTCATGCCTGGCGTCGGCCTGTAGTAATCCGGCAGGGTAATGCCCGTGCCAGGACCGCCGCCATAAGGGTTTTTGAGCGGGTTAGTCATCATTTTCCTCCGTGCTGTGGATTGGTTGAGTTTCGAAGCTAAGCAAAGAATATCCCATACCATACAGGTTATTGAGAACGCCCATCAGCGCGGCTTGATCGATAGCCTGTCCAGACAACGTAGTTACCGGCTGGTCGGGCTCGCCACTGACCAAAATAGACAAGCAGTCCAGGTAGTCAGCCATATCTTGACTCACCGGCCCCTGAACTTGTATCACATAGGCACTTGGCCCATCGCGGGTTAGGGGTGTCGGGTAGTCCATCCAATGACCTTTCTGTGCGGTAGAAAAGAGTCTCTCTGCTGAAGATTCAGCATACCGCATTCGCACAGAAAGTGCATCGCACCAAAGGTGGTAAAAAGGTGGGATTTTTGGAAGAAGACGGTTTTTTTTGGTGCCCAACTCCACGGCGGAAGGACACCGTTGTGTCACTGCGAGGAGATCGAGCGACAGGTCATGCTGGCAGGCGATTCATGAGCTGGTGAGCGAGATCGACGTGGCAGTCTCAAACACACTTGAGGAAACCGGGTACTGAAGGGAGTCTGAGAATGCCACGCCGGTCCAAACTCCGGCTACCTCACACCTCTCGGTGGCCTTACCTAGCTCTCGCACCGCTTGCTAGCGTCACGGTACGCCTGCTGGCGTGCTAGGCCGGACCGCTTGCTAGCGTGCTTAGAAACTTGCCACGCCCAGGACTAGCAATCATCACGGGCGATGTCGCTGGACTCCTGCCGTCGCGGGAGTGACGGATGCGTGAGTTTGTTGTACCGGCGTATCCCGTGACCGTCGTGAGATGGATCACTAGCAATGACAGGTGAGGGGTGTTTTTTCAGGCCAGAGTCAGGCGGGGGAGAGAATCCCCATCTCTCTGGCCTTGTGCACCGCCTGGCGGCGATTGGCCACGCCCAGCTTGCTGTAGATGTGGGTGGCGTGCCGTTTGACTGTGTGCATGGAGATGAACAGTTCACTGGCAATTTCCTGGTTCGTGTACCCGGCTGCTATCAGGTGCAAGACCTCCTCCTCCCGCAGGGTCAACAACGCCAATCGTTCCACTTCAGACGAAGTCTGCGTTGGCCCAAGCGCTGTCTTGGTCCCCACCGCCGCATGAACATCGAACGCCGCTGTCAACTGGCGGAGATAGCCGGAGAGGGCGTCCTGCCGCTCTATCTGTTTGAGCAGCGGCAGCAGTGAGGGGCCGGTGTCAACAAAAGATCGGATGAAGCCACCTGGTCGGGCCAAAACGACTGCCCGTTGCAGCGTGACAAGCGCCTCGTCCTTCCGTTCCAGCCCGTCATGCACCAGAGCCAGGTGAGCGAGGATCTGGATAACTCGTTGCAAGCAGTGACGCGCTTCGGCCATTGCCAGTCCTTGCTCCAGATCGTGTTGCAACGCCTGCAGGTCGTCGTCATTTCCGTAGGCCGTGAGGATGCGAGCACGCGACAGACTCGGTATCTCGAAGAGGAGAGGAGGTTCGGGCGCCCCCTTGGGGCTGAAGCCGCGAGCCCAGTGCAAGGCGCGTTCCACTTCTCCTTGCAAAGCCCATTGCTGCGCCTGGAACGCCTCCAACTGGGGCAGAAGGTCTGTGCTTTGCAGCCGCATGGTCTCTGCCTGAAGCGCAACGACGATCTCTTGCGAGCGTTCCAGTTCACCGCCGAGCTGGTGGATGCGGGCCAGTCCCAGCAGGCAACTGGATGCCGCCATGAAGTTGGTGCTGTGCTGGATTTCGACCACCCTGCTAAAGTATTCCCTGGCCACTTCCAGTTCATCCAGTTCGTAGTGCAGGAACCCAGAGACATAGTTGGCCGCGCCGATCACATTCGGATGTTGGGTCTGGGCGGCAAAAACTCTGAACTGATGCGTCGTTTGGCGCATCTCTTGCAACTTACCCGTTATCAGTTGCAGAAAAGACAGGCCCAGAAACGCCTGCGCCTTGGCCGGACCGAGACCGCTGGGATCGTGAATGACCTCGTTGTAGCGCTGCACCGCCACGTCCTCTTCACCAAGCGCTTGCAGGGCTATGCCGAAAAAGGCCAAGGCCAGGCCGCGTGCATCCTGCTCATTCTCTGGCAGCCATGCCAATGCCCGTTCAGCCGCTTCCAGGCTGCGGCGATCGTCGCCAATTAAGTAGTAAGTGGCGCTGCGGAAAGTTTGTATGCGCTCCCGAAAATCCTGATGCTGTTCGTGTGGCAAGTTGTAATGGCCTCGATCAAGCCCCGCTTCAGCTTGATCGAGCAGGGCCTCCAATGCTGTGATCCGATACTGACGATAAAGCTGCCATGCCTTGAAGATCAACAGATGTGGGCGTTGCCAGATCACTTCCTCGGGCAATAGCGACAGCCACTGTTCCAGGGTATGACGCGCCAGACGGTTCAGCAGATTGTCACTGTTCTGTTCAAGCGTATCGGCTGCCAAAGAGAGGTCGTCTGCTGCCAGAGCATGTCTCAGCGCCTCCTCGATGTAACCATGTTGGGCGAACCAACGGCTGGCGCGGCGATGCAGATCGTCCGTATCGACCGCGTCGGCATCAGCAGACAACCTAATCCGCAACATGTCCTGGAAGAGATTGTGGTATCTGTACCAATCCTTCGTTTCATCCAGCGGCGTCAGGAACAGATTGGCGCGCTCCAACTCCTCCAACCTTTTTGCTGAACTCCCGGCAGGTTGCTGTGTCACGACATCGCACAAATCAGCACAGAAACGATCCAGAATGGCCGTGCGCAACAGAAACTCGCGCATCTCATCAGGTTGGTGCATCAGGACTTCGCTGACAAGATACTCCGTGACAAAGCGACTGTCCTGGTAGCTGGTCAGCAGAGCGGCGGGGTCATCCTCACCTTGTATCGACAGGGCAGCCAGGCGCAAGCCGGCGATCCAGCCCTCAGCGCGGCGGTTGAGGGCGATGGCCATTTGATGGTCCACGCGATTCCCCACAACCATCTGCAAGAAAAGCTCCGCTTCGTCACCGCCAAAGCGCAAATCCTGCGCGCGGATTTCCGTCATTTGTTGGCGGACGCGCAGCCGCGGCAAGGGCAGAAGGGGATCGGCGCGCGCGATGATAACGAGATGCAGTTGAGCGGGTTGGCTCGTAACGAGTCGGTCTACGAGATGAAGGATGGCGTCATCGAGGATGTGATGATAGTCGTCCAGCACCA
This genomic window from Chloroflexota bacterium contains:
- a CDS encoding arylsulfatase; translated protein: MTTQKKPNVIFLLVDNIGWGDLGCYGGMAPTPRLDQLADEGIRFQNYNVEAQCTPTRSAIMTGRLPKRSGTTFVPLPGQGDYGLSPWEYTMAELLSDAGYATALFGKWHLGDVEGRLPTNQGFDEWYGIKNTTDEAGYTSYPMFHETGYPIPQIWEGVKGSPSQPVEEYNLESRALIEEKITQRTIDFIQRHADNDQPFYAYIGFTHVHPPYRHHPDFKGKSGGGLYSDILAEVDYRAGQILDALDDAGIADNSIVIWSSDNASGEAAGIAGSNGPWRGVFASGFEGGMRVPAIVRWPGQVPAGVVTNEMLATYDWMPTLAAMISEADRVPTDRPIDGLDSSALLLGDSEKGGRDSLIFYGSDGEVMSGKWKNIKIVFRYAETFDGPIIKPQFPLAFDLIDDPAEQINLTSKRMDMMWMYGPVIQRVITLEKSFAQYPNIEAGQDFDGYDSL
- a CDS encoding GTP-binding protein gives rise to the protein MEVFDTDKQATPVTILTGFLGSGKTTLLNRILNGSHGLRVAVLVNDFGSINIDTELIVGVEDNAISLANGCVCCNIRDDLIETIEMVINRPENPEYILLEASGVADPSGIALTFAIPTFRDRIRLDSIISIVDADQVFAYPEYPYVAVLKLRQIGFSDMVVLNKIDLVDEEQLQRVKDWINSRMKRVRIIETVQCDVPLEILLAVGRFDPQQLVEIDHDHHAHHHDHTDHGQSFSTWSYQTDRPLSLDALNEMIKKTLPGNIYRCKGVVYTAESPERRAVLQVVGRRADVTLGEAWGETTPRTRIVAIGAPDSINPEALTAQFDACISEV
- the gntH gene encoding guanitoxin biosynthesis MBL fold metallo-hydrolase GntH; its protein translation is MVWDILCLASKLNQSTARRKMMTNPLKNPYGGGPGTGITLPDYYRPTPGMKSRNNFFPMSEELGADEMRITFVGSTPFPPRLNQAGTSIMVELGNGKKFFFDFGPGCMRNIIGLQHHVATINDIFITHLHVDHYHDLSYLLPFRAWSAGWLPLRVHGPSGRTPELGTQAMVDGMKQMLKWHLEAFDVFPIGDGYEVEVNEFDWKDENGICYDEDGVTVRHWRRSHAKDGATGYRLDWNGLSFVWTGDGRPDELTVKYSKGVDVFVTELELDTGKLIEMKYGLPDWLYNYTIDTHHTPHYATGYMINEIQPRAGMVTHFPYEEDLVAEAIAGIRAHWKGLFLWGAPDGVVVNVTKDAIWSRKAAIPESTGQNPPPFDLLVGDGPLPKEFEVPQPRSSRAEQQEQYTRDIEIDPKKYIPEDVYRDPLVKLPDPMVIDLEAMAAARGPAKKDE
- a CDS encoding LuxR C-terminal-related transcriptional regulator; the protein is MEATTFIRTKLNRPRVVSDLVERPRLVEKLNSGLERKLTLVAAPAGFGKTTLVSSWLDRVDRPTAWLSLDEHDSDFVVFVCYLLHAIQDIYENALQSTQALMNGSSLPASNLLVATLINDIADLPGPLVLVLDDYHHILDDAILHLVDRLVTSQPAQLHLVIIARADPLLPLPRLRVRQQMTEIRAQDLRFGGDEAELFLQMVVGNRVDHQMAIALNRRAEGWIAGLRLAALSIQGEDDPAALLTSYQDSRFVTEYLVSEVLMHQPDEMREFLLRTAILDRFCADLCDVVTQQPAGSSAKRLEELERANLFLTPLDETKDWYRYHNLFQDMLRIRLSADADAVDTDDLHRRASRWFAQHGYIEEALRHALAADDLSLAADTLEQNSDNLLNRLARHTLEQWLSLLPEEVIWQRPHLLIFKAWQLYRQYRITALEALLDQAEAGLDRGHYNLPHEQHQDFRERIQTFRSATYYLIGDDRRSLEAAERALAWLPENEQDARGLALAFFGIALQALGEEDVAVQRYNEVIHDPSGLGPAKAQAFLGLSFLQLITGKLQEMRQTTHQFRVFAAQTQHPNVIGAANYVSGFLHYELDELEVAREYFSRVVEIQHSTNFMAASSCLLGLARIHQLGGELERSQEIVVALQAETMRLQSTDLLPQLEAFQAQQWALQGEVERALHWARGFSPKGAPEPPLLFEIPSLSRARILTAYGNDDDLQALQHDLEQGLAMAEARHCLQRVIQILAHLALVHDGLERKDEALVTLQRAVVLARPGGFIRSFVDTGPSLLPLLKQIERQDALSGYLRQLTAAFDVHAAVGTKTALGPTQTSSEVERLALLTLREEEVLHLIAAGYTNQEIASELFISMHTVKRHATHIYSKLGVANRRQAVHKAREMGILSPA